In Endozoicomonas sp. GU-1, one DNA window encodes the following:
- a CDS encoding transposase: MAVDTLGLILVVWVHTAAFSDSFAGQFILAHLKKYFKKIRKVWADCGYRGYLEEWFCRFKPKRELEITKRPRGKFVVQAKRWVVERTFGWFEGSRRLSKDYEQLPRSSEAFVYICMIRIMLRRLK; this comes from the coding sequence ATAGCTGTTGATACTCTTGGCCTGATCCTGGTGGTATGGGTACACACTGCCGCATTCAGTGATAGTTTTGCAGGGCAGTTCATACTGGCTCACCTTAAGAAATACTTTAAGAAAATCAGGAAAGTCTGGGCTGATTGTGGCTACCGGGGTTACCTTGAAGAGTGGTTTTGTCGCTTCAAACCCAAAAGGGAGCTTGAAATAACAAAGCGCCCTCGGGGAAAGTTTGTAGTTCAAGCCAAACGCTGGGTGGTTGAGAGAACCTTTGGCTGGTTTGAAGGCTCCAGACGACTGTCTAAAGACTATGAACAGTTACCAAGGAGTTCAGAAGCCTTCGTTTATATATGCATGATTCGTATAATGCTGCGAAGGCTTAAGTAG
- a CDS encoding M48 family metallopeptidase, with the protein MFRLPAKAQPMPVELQVNYGDEQVLVQRVARSGNANKVLIKVQPDGRVLAKAPVSASDAEVIAAVKKRLRWIFAQLRQFREQAEHVIPRNYVSGESHLYLGRRHLLKVFVSPDDKAQVKMLRGRLEVTVREKSSEKVKALLAQWYKIRAQEVFHRRLSVLLPQLLWVSAPPRLRLQIMQTQWGSCSAQGAITLNPLLVKAPRECIDYVIIHECCHLAEHNHSERFYRLMEDAMPGWEAVKDRLDQSAGFIFS; encoded by the coding sequence TTGTTCAGATTACCCGCAAAGGCTCAGCCCATGCCGGTTGAGCTGCAGGTCAACTACGGTGATGAACAGGTGCTGGTTCAGCGGGTGGCTCGATCGGGGAATGCCAACAAGGTGCTGATCAAGGTTCAACCGGATGGTCGGGTGCTGGCAAAAGCGCCTGTGTCGGCCTCTGATGCTGAGGTAATTGCTGCGGTCAAGAAGCGGCTTCGCTGGATTTTTGCACAACTTCGGCAGTTCCGTGAGCAGGCTGAACACGTTATACCGAGAAACTATGTCAGTGGCGAGTCTCATCTTTATCTAGGGCGACGGCATCTCCTGAAGGTGTTTGTGTCGCCTGATGATAAGGCCCAAGTCAAAATGTTGCGGGGGCGACTGGAGGTTACTGTACGGGAAAAGTCCAGCGAGAAGGTGAAAGCCCTGCTTGCTCAATGGTACAAGATTCGGGCACAGGAGGTGTTTCATCGACGCTTATCAGTGTTGCTACCTCAGCTGCTCTGGGTGTCTGCGCCTCCCAGACTAAGACTGCAAATCATGCAGACACAATGGGGCAGTTGTTCTGCACAAGGTGCCATTACATTAAATCCTTTACTGGTAAAGGCTCCGAGAGAATGCATTGATTATGTGATTATTCATGAATGTTGCCACCTGGCAGAGCATAATCACAGCGAGCGATTCTATCGCCTGATGGAAGATGCGATGCCTGGCTGGGAGGCCGTAAAAGACAGGCTGGATCAGTCAGCTGGGTTTATATTCAGCTGA
- a CDS encoding type I restriction endonuclease subunit R — protein MNLAVQHPLPQFKEELSAKIPALTLLHNLGWTFLPPKAALAARGDKTSEVVLHDILREQLRKRRFTYGGKTYPLSEQTIDGMVTEMSTPALNEGLTYANEKLYNHMLLGISVTEFVDNGKRATPTIPLVDWVNPANNSFHFTEEFKVQRASGVNHRRSDIVCFVNGLPLVVIEAKRPDGKTGGGPTVDEGISQTLRNQRQDEIPRLFAYSQLLMSINGSEGRYATQGTPAKFWSAWREEGFSEAEMHDIKNRALTSEQKDRLFHHRTPEDRDWYESLITGGELALTGQDRLLISLLTPERLLEMTQLFVLFDKKLGKVVARYQQVFGIKRLIERIKNRRSDGGRKGGIIWHTTGSGKSFTMVFLSRALVLRQDLVMCRIVLVTDRKDLENQLSNTFETGGELSGKKGKSNAKMSTGRQLAAEIGSGSKRIIFSIINKFRTATTLPECRNDSADLIVLVDEGHRSHGGENHIRMRQAMPNAAFVAFTGTPLLKESKKTNKFGPIIHAYTMQRAVEDKTVTPLLYEERIPDLDVNKRAIDHWFERVTQDLSPQQKADLKRKYARKKAVYQAEDRLRMIALDIAFHFSGNIDEGLKGQLACGSKLDAIRYKQFLDEIGEFESAVVISAPDSREGNTDIDESNLPEVTKWWKENVGSQDDDAYTNNIVERFDTDDNLKLLIVVDKLLTGFDEPKNTVLYIDKPLKQHNLIQAIARVNRLHPLKEFGLLIDYRGILGELDTTLAKYQDLAARTQSGFDIDDLEGLYHQMSSEYKRLPRLYDELWAIFASVKNKADIEAMRQVLIPKIEERDGELVDVHLKVRDDFYTALSSFASCLKVALQSSTFFEDKSFSEADRNHYKETVKQFSSLRKLAMQDAGEAVSYDEYAEKIKKLMDKHVVGIEVRESKGIYEVNRMGHHQKPEEWSDDKTRNETDIIKTRIARQIEQDLNNDPYAKAKFSELLRDAIKEAEAMFDYPLKQFLLFKEFEEQVQDRKLDEIPDQFEGNRHAQALFGIFKLVLPEAVEQSQEGELQSWIDLAFQVDTLVTAAVAENSINPQNIEASIRKGLLPLLFKTCKEAGAGMDQAKAMVEHVVQITRKGSAHAG, from the coding sequence ATGAACCTTGCCGTCCAACATCCATTGCCTCAATTCAAAGAGGAGCTCTCCGCAAAAATTCCGGCCCTGACACTGCTTCACAATCTCGGCTGGACCTTCCTTCCGCCAAAAGCGGCGTTGGCTGCCCGGGGTGACAAAACCTCCGAGGTGGTGTTGCACGATATTTTGCGTGAACAACTGCGTAAACGACGATTTACCTATGGCGGAAAAACCTACCCACTGTCGGAACAAACCATCGATGGCATGGTGACGGAAATGAGCACACCGGCACTGAATGAAGGGCTGACCTACGCCAACGAAAAGCTCTACAACCATATGCTGCTGGGTATTTCGGTCACCGAGTTTGTGGACAATGGCAAAAGAGCCACGCCCACGATTCCATTAGTGGACTGGGTCAATCCGGCCAACAATAGCTTCCATTTCACCGAAGAATTCAAGGTACAGCGAGCCAGTGGTGTTAACCACCGACGATCGGATATTGTCTGTTTTGTCAACGGTTTGCCCCTGGTGGTGATTGAGGCCAAACGGCCCGATGGCAAAACCGGCGGTGGTCCTACGGTGGATGAAGGTATTTCCCAGACTCTGCGTAACCAGCGACAGGACGAAATTCCCCGGTTGTTTGCCTACAGTCAGTTGTTGATGTCCATTAATGGCAGCGAAGGCCGCTATGCCACCCAAGGGACGCCCGCCAAATTCTGGTCTGCCTGGCGGGAAGAAGGCTTCTCGGAAGCGGAGATGCACGATATTAAAAATCGGGCACTGACATCTGAGCAAAAAGACCGCTTGTTTCACCATCGCACACCAGAAGACCGGGACTGGTATGAGAGCCTGATTACTGGTGGTGAACTGGCGCTAACGGGGCAGGATCGGTTGCTGATCAGTTTGTTGACTCCGGAACGGCTGCTGGAGATGACTCAGCTGTTTGTCCTGTTCGATAAAAAGCTCGGTAAAGTGGTGGCTCGTTACCAGCAAGTGTTTGGCATTAAACGACTGATTGAGCGTATCAAGAACCGACGATCAGACGGTGGCCGCAAAGGCGGGATTATCTGGCACACCACCGGCTCTGGTAAATCCTTTACCATGGTGTTTCTTTCCCGGGCACTGGTGCTGCGGCAAGACCTGGTCATGTGTCGGATTGTTCTGGTGACTGACCGGAAAGATTTGGAAAACCAGCTCAGTAATACCTTTGAAACCGGCGGCGAGCTATCGGGCAAAAAGGGGAAAAGTAACGCAAAAATGTCCACCGGCCGCCAGCTGGCCGCAGAGATTGGCAGCGGTTCAAAGCGGATTATTTTCTCCATTATTAATAAGTTCCGCACCGCTACCACGCTGCCGGAGTGTCGTAACGACAGTGCTGACCTGATAGTGCTGGTGGATGAAGGGCATCGGAGTCATGGCGGCGAAAACCACATCCGCATGAGGCAGGCTATGCCCAACGCGGCTTTTGTAGCCTTTACCGGGACGCCATTGCTCAAAGAGAGCAAGAAAACCAATAAGTTTGGCCCCATTATTCACGCTTACACCATGCAGCGGGCGGTGGAAGATAAGACGGTAACGCCGTTGTTGTATGAAGAGCGTATTCCTGATCTGGATGTGAACAAACGGGCTATTGATCATTGGTTTGAGCGGGTCACTCAAGATCTCTCACCCCAGCAGAAGGCCGATTTAAAAAGAAAGTACGCCCGCAAAAAAGCCGTTTACCAGGCGGAGGACCGGTTGCGAATGATCGCTCTGGATATCGCTTTTCACTTTTCCGGCAACATCGATGAGGGGCTGAAGGGGCAGTTGGCTTGCGGCAGTAAACTGGATGCCATTCGCTATAAGCAATTTCTGGATGAGATTGGGGAGTTTGAATCGGCAGTGGTGATTTCAGCGCCGGACTCCCGAGAAGGCAATACAGATATTGATGAGTCCAATCTTCCGGAGGTGACCAAGTGGTGGAAGGAGAATGTTGGCAGCCAAGATGATGATGCTTATACCAATAACATCGTTGAGCGCTTTGATACCGACGACAACCTCAAGTTATTGATTGTGGTTGATAAGCTGCTGACGGGTTTTGATGAACCGAAAAACACGGTGCTCTACATTGATAAGCCTCTGAAACAGCACAACCTCATTCAGGCCATCGCCCGGGTGAATCGACTGCATCCCCTGAAAGAGTTCGGCCTGTTGATTGATTATCGGGGCATTCTGGGTGAGCTGGATACCACACTGGCGAAATACCAGGACCTTGCCGCGCGCACTCAGAGTGGATTTGATATTGATGACCTGGAAGGTCTCTACCATCAGATGAGTAGCGAATATAAACGGCTGCCACGGCTTTATGATGAGTTATGGGCTATCTTTGCCAGCGTAAAGAATAAGGCTGATATTGAAGCCATGCGGCAGGTGCTGATACCCAAAATAGAAGAACGTGATGGCGAGCTGGTGGATGTTCACCTCAAAGTCCGGGACGATTTCTATACGGCGTTGTCTTCGTTTGCCAGCTGCCTGAAAGTTGCCTTGCAGTCATCTACCTTTTTTGAAGACAAGAGTTTTTCGGAAGCGGACCGGAATCATTATAAAGAGACAGTGAAACAGTTCAGTAGCCTGAGGAAGCTGGCCATGCAGGATGCGGGCGAAGCGGTCAGTTATGATGAGTACGCCGAGAAAATCAAAAAACTGATGGACAAGCATGTGGTGGGCATTGAGGTTCGTGAGTCTAAGGGTATCTATGAAGTGAACCGAATGGGGCACCATCAGAAACCGGAAGAGTGGAGCGACGATAAAACCCGCAATGAAACGGATATTATCAAGACTCGCATAGCCCGGCAGATTGAGCAGGATCTGAATAATGACCCCTATGCCAAGGCGAAGTTTTCAGAGCTGTTGCGGGATGCGATCAAAGAAGCGGAGGCTATGTTTGATTACCCGTTAAAACAGTTCCTGCTGTTTAAGGAGTTTGAAGAGCAGGTTCAGGATCGCAAACTGGATGAGATTCCGGATCAGTTTGAAGGTAACCGGCATGCGCAGGCATTGTTCGGGATTTTCAAACTGGTGCTTCCAGAGGCGGTGGAACAGTCGCAGGAGGGGGAATTGCAATCCTGGATTGATCTTGCCTTCCAGGTGGACACTCTGGTAACAGCGGCGGTGGCAGAAAACTCCATCAATCCACAGAATATCGAAGCCAGTATTCGTAAGGGATTATTGCCTTTGTTATTCAAAACCTGCAAGGAGGCCGGAGCTGGAATGGATCAGGCTAAAGCGATGGTGGAACACGTTGTTCAGATTACCCGCAAAGGCTCAGCCCATGCCGGTTGA
- a CDS encoding restriction endonuclease subunit S, which translates to MVPDGWKKATVGQLCSFGNGAGFKASEWSDSGLPIIRIQNLNGSKKFNYFAGEPKTQWVIEPGQLLFAWAGSKGASFGPKIWDGPKGVLNQHIYKLTPAEGIDPTWLYKSLLTVTERIEEKAHGFKATLLHVQKSDITDQVVYVPPLSEQKKIAQTILAWDKAITTTEQLLTNSQQQKKALMQQLLTGKRRLPGFDDWQTCKMSDLIEESRISGSDGAIAKKLTVKLYGKGVIAKEEKRSGSSSTKYYQRRAGQFIYSKLDFLNGAFGIIPEQLDRYESTLDLPAFDIKSNVDKTWFINFVSREDFYVANLGLANGGRKARRVNPKDLLNIQFALPAYKEQQAIAEVLLVSDHEITNFQQKLANLKLEKKALMQQLLTGKRRVTVEEANTE; encoded by the coding sequence ATGGTGCCTGATGGGTGGAAGAAAGCTACAGTTGGCCAGCTTTGCAGCTTTGGTAACGGAGCAGGTTTTAAGGCCAGCGAATGGTCGGATAGCGGCTTACCTATCATTCGTATTCAAAATTTGAATGGTTCCAAAAAATTTAATTATTTTGCTGGTGAACCAAAAACTCAGTGGGTTATCGAGCCTGGACAGCTTTTATTTGCTTGGGCTGGCTCTAAAGGAGCGTCCTTTGGTCCAAAGATATGGGATGGCCCGAAAGGTGTTCTTAATCAACATATATATAAGCTAACTCCAGCAGAGGGAATTGATCCTACTTGGCTCTACAAATCCTTGCTTACAGTCACAGAGCGTATCGAAGAAAAAGCTCATGGTTTTAAAGCTACCCTTCTTCATGTCCAAAAGTCGGATATAACTGATCAGGTTGTATATGTTCCACCTTTATCAGAGCAGAAAAAAATTGCTCAAACGATTTTAGCTTGGGACAAAGCCATCACCACTACCGAACAACTGCTTACCAACAGCCAGCAGCAGAAAAAAGCGCTGATGCAGCAGTTGTTAACGGGAAAGAGGCGTTTGCCGGGGTTTGACGATTGGCAAACTTGCAAGATGTCCGATTTGATTGAGGAGAGTCGTATATCAGGCTCTGATGGAGCAATTGCAAAAAAACTGACCGTCAAGCTTTATGGTAAAGGAGTCATTGCCAAGGAGGAAAAACGTTCTGGTAGCTCTTCCACTAAGTATTACCAGAGACGAGCCGGGCAGTTTATTTATAGCAAACTTGATTTTTTGAACGGTGCATTTGGCATTATTCCTGAACAGCTTGATCGCTATGAGTCGACACTGGATCTTCCAGCCTTTGACATTAAGAGTAATGTCGATAAAACGTGGTTTATCAATTTCGTTTCTCGTGAAGATTTTTATGTTGCAAATCTTGGTTTAGCCAATGGGGGGCGTAAAGCCAGAAGGGTTAACCCCAAGGATTTGTTAAACATCCAGTTCGCACTTCCTGCATACAAGGAACAGCAGGCTATAGCTGAGGTTCTTTTGGTGTCAGATCACGAAATAACCAATTTTCAGCAGAAGCTTGCAAACTTGAAGTTGGAGAAAAAAGCCCTGATGCAACAACTGCTCACCGGTAAACGACGGGTCACTGTTGAAGAGGCTAACACGGAATAA
- a CDS encoding type I restriction-modification system subunit M: MTDQVSQDTINKALWAACDTFRGTVSADTYKDFILTMLFLKYISDVWQDHRDEYEKEYGNEPELIDEMMKSERFIIPDVIMRNDDGSEKDRFKANFTSLWERRHQPGNGERIDRCLHELEEANGTKLRDSAKSVFQDISFNTDKLGEEKQKNEILRHLLEDFAKPALNLRPSRVGGLDVIGNAYEYLIKNFAAGGGQKAGEFYTPPEVSDLMAELMDPQEGDEGCDPACGSASLLMKLGRKIRKKTGSKKYALYGQEAIGSTWSLAIMNMFLHGEDNHRIEWGDTIRNPKLRDSQGDLKLFDIVVANPPFSLDKWGHDGAANDKFGRFRRGIPPKTKGDYAFILHMIETLKPGSGRMAVVVPHGVLFRGAAEGKIRQKLIEENLLDAVIGLPEKLFYGTGIPAAILIFKKQRSDTNVLFIDASREFKPGKNQNLLTEENLNKIINTYRAQADVDKYAYVASFEEIKENDFNLNIPRYVDTFEEEEEIDLDVVRAERLQLKAELAELEVKMEGYLKELGYGA, encoded by the coding sequence ATGACTGATCAAGTCAGCCAGGACACTATCAACAAAGCTTTATGGGCTGCCTGCGACACCTTCCGTGGAACCGTCAGCGCCGACACCTACAAAGACTTTATCCTGACCATGCTGTTCCTCAAGTACATCTCCGATGTCTGGCAGGACCACCGCGATGAATACGAAAAAGAGTATGGCAACGAGCCGGAACTGATCGATGAGATGATGAAAAGCGAACGCTTCATCATTCCCGATGTGATCATGCGCAACGACGATGGCTCCGAAAAAGACCGCTTTAAGGCTAACTTTACCAGCCTGTGGGAACGCCGCCACCAGCCGGGCAACGGTGAACGTATCGATCGCTGTCTCCATGAATTGGAAGAAGCCAATGGCACCAAGCTGAGGGATTCTGCCAAAAGTGTGTTCCAGGACATCTCCTTCAACACCGACAAACTGGGCGAAGAAAAGCAGAAAAACGAAATTCTCCGTCATTTGTTAGAAGACTTTGCCAAACCGGCGTTGAATCTGCGTCCATCCCGTGTGGGTGGGCTGGATGTGATCGGTAATGCCTACGAGTACCTGATCAAAAACTTTGCCGCCGGTGGTGGTCAGAAAGCCGGGGAGTTTTATACACCGCCAGAAGTCTCTGATTTGATGGCTGAGCTCATGGACCCTCAGGAAGGCGATGAAGGGTGTGACCCGGCCTGTGGTTCTGCCTCCTTGCTGATGAAACTGGGCCGGAAAATCCGCAAGAAAACTGGCAGCAAAAAGTACGCGCTCTACGGTCAGGAAGCCATTGGCTCCACCTGGTCGCTGGCCATTATGAATATGTTCCTGCATGGTGAAGATAATCACCGCATTGAGTGGGGTGACACCATTCGTAACCCTAAACTCCGTGATTCCCAGGGTGATCTGAAGCTGTTCGATATCGTGGTCGCCAACCCGCCGTTCTCTCTGGATAAATGGGGGCACGATGGTGCTGCCAATGATAAGTTTGGTCGTTTCCGCCGGGGCATTCCGCCAAAGACCAAAGGCGATTATGCCTTTATTCTCCATATGATCGAAACTCTAAAACCGGGCAGTGGTCGTATGGCGGTGGTGGTTCCCCACGGCGTGCTGTTCCGGGGTGCCGCTGAAGGTAAAATTCGGCAGAAACTGATAGAAGAAAACCTGCTGGATGCCGTGATTGGTCTGCCAGAAAAACTGTTTTATGGTACCGGTATTCCGGCGGCGATTCTGATTTTCAAAAAACAACGCAGCGATACCAATGTGTTGTTTATTGATGCCAGCCGTGAATTCAAACCGGGTAAAAATCAGAACCTGCTCACAGAAGAAAATCTGAACAAGATCATCAACACCTACCGCGCCCAGGCGGATGTGGATAAATACGCCTACGTTGCCAGCTTTGAGGAGATCAAGGAGAACGACTTTAACCTCAATATTCCCCGCTATGTGGATACCTTTGAGGAAGAGGAAGAGATCGATCTGGACGTGGTCCGTGCCGAGCGTTTGCAGTTGAAAGCAGAGCTGGCGGAGCTGGAAGTGAAGATGGAAGGTTATCTCAAGGAGTTGGGTTATGGTGCCTGA
- a CDS encoding restriction endonuclease subunit S, whose product MKYHLKQLAQIKSGYPFRGSIKEVINGSVLVVQIRNIKPEATGIEWSNLICTELTGRKQPDWLMDGDVLFVMRGQNNIAVCLQNTPEQTISSPHFFHLRVNNPETLLPEFLAWQINQQQSQRYLQMGSVGTAQTSIRRGVLEAMEIVVPSIARQKSVLALAETARQERQLYHCLIANRSQQLQQVASELLNNPESTQGENDND is encoded by the coding sequence ATGAAATATCATTTAAAGCAGCTCGCCCAGATCAAGTCGGGTTACCCGTTCAGGGGGAGTATTAAAGAAGTCATCAATGGGAGTGTCTTGGTGGTTCAGATTCGCAACATTAAGCCTGAAGCTACGGGAATAGAGTGGTCAAATCTGATCTGCACTGAACTAACGGGCCGAAAACAACCTGATTGGTTGATGGATGGTGATGTGCTGTTTGTCATGCGGGGGCAAAACAACATCGCTGTCTGTTTGCAGAACACACCAGAGCAGACCATTTCTTCGCCTCATTTCTTTCATTTGCGAGTCAATAATCCAGAAACATTGCTGCCCGAGTTTCTGGCGTGGCAGATCAATCAGCAGCAAAGCCAGAGATACCTGCAAATGGGGAGCGTTGGCACCGCCCAGACCAGCATTCGCCGTGGCGTGCTTGAGGCGATGGAGATCGTAGTGCCCTCCATTGCCCGGCAGAAAAGCGTACTGGCACTGGCCGAAACCGCCCGGCAGGAACGACAGCTTTACCACTGTCTTATAGCTAACCGTTCACAGCAGTTGCAACAGGTGGCCAGTGAATTACTCAATAACCCCGAATCTACTCAGGGAGAAAACGACAATGACTGA